A stretch of Lathyrus oleraceus cultivar Zhongwan6 chromosome 6, CAAS_Psat_ZW6_1.0, whole genome shotgun sequence DNA encodes these proteins:
- the LOC127096314 gene encoding uncharacterized protein LOC127096314, translating into MPTYAKFMKGIISKRRTANTNPIILTKTCSAILQGMKIPIKKKDRGVVTVPCTIGDRSFNKALIDLGASVSLMSLSIYKKLGIGVVQDTRMTLQFTDHSIKKPYGIVKDVLVKIEKFVFLVDFVILEIPEDEEIPLILGRPFLETGRCVINIE; encoded by the coding sequence atgcctaCTTATGCAAAGTTCATGAAAGGCATCATTTCGAAGAGGCGAACCGCCAACACCAACCCGATTATTCTAACTaaaacttgtagtgctattttgcagggtatgaagattccgaTAAAGAAGAAAGATCGAGGAGTTGTTACCGTCCCTTGTACTATTGGAGACAGGTCATTCAACAAAGCCCTTATTGATctaggagctagtgtgagtctcatgtcgttatccatttacaagaagcTTGGTATAGGGGTTGTGCAAGATACCAGGATGACACTCCAATTCACCGATCACTCGATCAAGAAACCGTATGGTATTGTTAAAGATGTTTTGGTGAAAATTGAAAAGTTTGTATTTCTGGTTGATTTTGTAATTCTAGAAATtccagaagatgaagagatcccTCTCATTCTTGGTAGACCTTTTTTGGAGACGGGAAGGTGTGTAATCAACATAGAATAA